From the Kitasatospora atroaurantiaca genome, the window CGACTCGGAGGCGAAGGCCGTCCTGGAGGGGCTGTTCGACGGCTCGGTGGACGTCGTGATCGGCACCCACCGGCTGTTCTCCTCGGAGACCAGGTTCAAGGACCTCGGTCTGGTCATCGTCGACGAGGAGCAGCGCTTCGGCGTCGAGCACAAGGAGCAGCTGAAGAAGCTCCGCGCCAACGTGGACGTACTGACCATGTCGGCGACGCCGATCCCGCGAACGCTGGAGATGGCCGTCACCGGCATCCGCGAGATGTCGACCATCACCACCCCGCCGGAGGAGCGGCACCCGGTGCTGACCTTCGTCGGCCCGTACGACGAGAAGCAGATCTCGGCGGCGATCCGGCGTGAACTCCTGCGCGAGGGCCAGGTGTTCTACATCCACAACCGGGTCGAGTCGATCGACAAGGCGGCCGCCCGGCTGAAGGACCTGGTGCCCGAGGCGCGGGTCGCCACCGCGCACGGGCAGATGGGGGAGAACCTGCTGGAGAAGGTCGTCGTCGACTTCTGGGAGAAGGAGTTCGACGTCCTGGTCTCCACCACGATCGTGGAGTCCGGCATCGACATCTCCAACGCCAACACCCTGATCGTCGAGCGCGGCGACACCTTCGGCCTCTCCCAGCTGCACCAGCTGCGCGGCCGCGTCGGCCGTGGCCGCGAGCGCGGCTACGCGTACATGCTGTACCCGCCGGAGAAGCCGCTCACCGAGACGGCGCACGAGCGGCTCGCGACCATCGCCCAGCACACCGAAATGGGCGCGGGTATGTACGTGGCGATGAAGGACCTGGAGATCCGCGGGGCGGGCAACCTGCTCGGCGGCGAGCAGTCCGGGCACATCGCCGGCGTCGGCTTCGACCTCTACATGCGGATGGTCGGCGAGGCGGTGGCGGAGTTCCGCGAGTCGCTGGCGAGCGGTGGCGGGGAGCCGGAGGAGGAGCCGCTGGAGGTGAAGATCGAGCTGCCCGTGGACGCCCACGTGCCGCACGACTACGCCCCGGGCGAGCGGCTGCGGCTGCAGGCCTACCGCTCGATCGCGGCGGTCAACTCCGAGGAGGACATCGTCCAGGTCCGCGAGGAACTCACCGACCGCTACGGCAAGCTGCCCGAGCCGGTGGAGAACCTGCTGCTGGTGGCTGCCCTGCGGCTGTACTCGCGGCGCTGCGGGATCGGCGACATCACCCTGCAGGGGGCCAACATCCGCTTCGGCCCGGTCGAGCTGCGGGAGTCGCAGCAGCTGCGGCTGAACCGGCTCTACCCGCGCAGCCAGGTGAAGGCGGCGGCCCAGCAACTGCTGGTGCCGCGGCCGAGCACCGGCCGGATCGGCGGCAAGCCGCTGGTCGGGCGTGAACTGCTCACCTGGTGCACGGAGTTCCTCACCACGATGTTCGACGACCTGGCGGGATCGAAGAAGTAGCGTGCAGCCAGCGGACGGCGGTCTCGGGCTCAAGTGCCCGGGGCCGCCGTCCTGCTGTCGCGGCCGCCGGACACCGAACCGGCGGAGACCGGCCATCGGCACACCCGTTCGGCGCAAGGTCTGGGCAAGGCGCTGCGCGGCTCCCTATTGTCGGTTCCCGTCGGGAGAACCCACCGGTCTCCCACAGCACCGGACACCGCACCCAGCCCCGCCCACGACTCGGAGGCCCCACGTGATCCGCACCAGCCCCGCCGCCCGCCGCACCCGCACCGCCGTCGGCGCCCTGCTCGCCGCGGCCGCCCTGACCGCGTGCAGCGGCGGTACGGCCCACCAGGGGGCGGCAGCCGTGGTCGGGGGCCGGCCGATCTCCATCGCCACCGTGGAGTCGAGGGTGGCCGAGCTGCGGACGGCCGCCGCCGCCCAGCCGGGCGGGCCGCGCACCGAACGGGCCGGGCTGATCAGGCGGACGGTCGCCGAGCTGGTGCTCAACCAGGTGGTGGCCCAGGCCCTCGCGGACCGCCGGATCACCGTCTCCGACGGGGAGATCGACCAGGCCCGGGACGCGGAGACCAGGATGCTCGGCGGCGAGAACGAGCTCCAGCGCGAGCTGCTGCTCAAGCAGAGCGTGCCCGCGGGCGACATCGACGCCTTCTACCGGCAGCAGCTGGGCATCCACAAGCTCGCCGCGGCCCAGGGGCAGGACGCCCGTACGGCCGAGGGCGACGCCGTGGTGCGGGCGGCGTTGGCCGAGGCCGGCACCAAGCTCAGGATCGAGGTCAACCCCCGCTACGGGCACTGGGACCCGAAGCAGGTCACCCTCACCGACACCGTCACCGAGTGGTTGCCCCAGACGGCCGTCGCGGCCTGACGGCAGCTCGCCGTTCCTCGCGGCGCCGCACCGCCCACCAGGTAGGTTCAAAGGTGTGGACACTCCGAAGCTGATCCTGCTCACCACCACCCACCGCGTCGCCCCCGGCCTGCTCTCCTGGCCCGCCTGGGAGGCCCTGCGAGGAGCGGCCCGTGTGCTGGCCGCCGACCCGGCGCACCCGCAGTTGCCCGCCGTCCGGCAGGCCGGTGTCGAGGTCGAGCTCGTCGAGCGCGGCACGGCCCCGGCACTCGCCCGCCGGCTGCTCGAGGCGGCGCCGGCACGCGCTCCCTACGGCTCGGGGCGCGCCGGTGCCGAAAGCGACGAGCGACAAGCGACCGACGAAGGAGGGAGTGCCGGAGCGAGGAGTGTCGGCGCCGGGTACGAGCGCCCGGAGGCGAGTGGGCGCGTAACAGTCTGGCTGGGCAGCCCCGACGGCGATCCGGGCCTTACCGACGCGCTGGCGCGGCTCGCCGTGGAGGAGGCGGGGCAGGTCCCCGAGATCGAGGTGCTGCCGGGCTCGTACGACCTGCCGGGCGCGCGGCTGCTCGACCTGGCCTCGGTGATGGACCGGCTCCGCTCGCCGGGGGGCTGCCCCTGGGACGCGGAGCAGACGCACGCCTCCCTGGTGAAGTACCTGGTCGAGGAGGCCTTCGAGCTGGTCGAGGCGATCGAGGAGGGCGACCGGGAGACCCTGCGGGAGGAGCTCGGTGACGTGCTGCTCCAGGTCTTCTTCCACTCCCGGATCGCCGAGGAGCACCCCGAGGACCCGTTCAGCATCGACGACGTGGCCGGCGACATCGTCGAGAAGCTGATGTACCGCCACCCGCACGTCTTCGGCGACGTCGAGGCCACCGAGTCCGCCGAGGTCGAGGCCAACTGGGAGCAGCTCAAGGCCGCCGAGAAGCAGCGCGAGTCGGTGCTGGACGGCGTTCCGGCCGGGCTGCCCGCCCTCGCGTACGCCGCCAAGCTGGTCTCGCGGGTCCGCCGGGCGGGCTTCACGGGCGTGCCGGACGCCCCGTACGAGCTGCCCGCCGAGCTGACCCCGGAGTCGGTGGGCACGCTGCTGCTCGCCGTGGCGCAGCGGGCGCACGACGCGGATGTGGATGTGGACGCGGCGCTCCGGGCGGCCGCGCGCGGCTACCGGAGCGCGGTGCGGGCGGCGGAGGGGCTCGATGCGGGGCTCGGGGAGGGCTGACGCTGCTGCGGGACGACCTCGCTGATCGCGTCTCCGACGAGGGCGAGCAGTTCGGCCAGCGGGTCGAGGTGGTCGGGCAGCTCGTCCAGCGAGACGATCCGCTCGCCGTCGGGCCCGGCCACGCAGAACAGGTCGATCGGGCCGATGTGCTTGCCCGCGGTGTCCACCAGCGCGGCCACGTCGCTGGGCTGGTGGACGTCGCTGCACACCCCGACCACCGGACAGCCGGGACGGTCGAGCTCGGCGGCCAGGTCCTCGGCAACACCCGGGTGCTGGTCGGCGATCAGCATCCCGGCCGCGCCCGCGGCGGCGAACCGGCGGGCCAGGTCGGCCCCCGATCCGCCGCTGAGTACCGCGATGACCACCACTGCCCCGGCTACTCGCATGGCCTGCTCCTCCTTCAGAGCTCTGTGGACGACACCGCACCGGCGCCCACCAAAGGCATATCGGAGGATCGTAGGCACGTAGCGACCCTCCGCAACAGCAATTACCCGCCAGGTGACCAGACTCACGCCTCCGCGGCACCGGTTACGGTCATGACATGCCGGAAACGCCCGATACCAGCCAGCCGGAACTCTTCACCTGGGAGTTCGCCGCCGACCCCTACCCCGCGTACGCATGGCTGCGCGAGCACGCTCCCGTGCACCGCACCACGCTGCCCAGCGGGGTGGACGCCTGGCTGGTCACCCGGTACGCGGACGCCCGGCAGGCGCTGGCCGACGGCAGGCTGTCCAAGAACCCCGCCCACCACAGCGAGCAGGCTCACCGCACCGGCCGGGTCGGTATCCCGGGCGAACGCCAGGCGGACCTGATGACGCACCTGCTGAACATCGACCCGCCGGACCACACCCGGCTGCGCCGGCTGGTCTCCAAGGCGTTCACCCCGCGCCGGGTGGCCGAGTTCGAGCCCCGGGTGCAGCAGCTCACCGACCGGCTGATCGACTCCTTCGCGGCCCGCGGCTCGGCCGACCTGATCCACGAGTTCGCCTTCCCGCTCCCCATCTACGCGATCTGCGACCTGCTGGGCGTCCCGCCGGAGGACCAGGACGACTTCCGGGACTGGGCCGGGATGATGATCCGACATGGCGGCGGCCCGCGCGGCGGGGTGGCCCGCGCCGTGAAGAAGATGCGGGCTTACCTCCTGGAGCTGATCCACCGCAAGCGGGCCGACCTCGGCGAGGACCTGATCTCCGGCCTGATCCGGGCGAGCGACCACGGCGAGCACCTGACCGAGAACGAGGCGGCCGCGATGGCCTTCATCCTTCTCTTCGCCGGGTTCGAGACCACCGTGAACCTGATCGGAAACGGACTTTTCGCCCTGCTCCGCCACCCGGAGCAGCGGGCCCTCCTCCAGGCCTCAGTCCAGCGCGGCGAGACCGGCCTGCTGGCCACGGCCGTCGAGGAACTGCTGCGCTTCGACGGCCCGGTGGAGCTTGCCACCTGGCGGTTCGCGACCCGGCCGCTGACCATCGGCGGTGTGGACATCCCGGTCGGCGACCCCGTCCTGGTGGTGCTCGCGGCGGCCGACCGCGACCCGGCCCGCTTCGCCGAGGAGAACACCCTCGACCTGGCCCGCAAGGACAACCCGCACCTGGGCTTCGGCCACGGCACCCACTACTGCATCGGTGCCCCGCTGGCCCGGTTGGAGGGCCAGGCCGCCCTGGCCACGCTGCTCACCCGCCTTCCCGACCTCCGACTCGCGGCGGACCCGGCGGACCTGCGCTGGCGCGGTGGCCTGATCATGCGCGGGCTCCGGGAGTTGCCGGTGTCGTTCACGGCCGTCTGACGGCGTGTTGACCGGCTCTGTCCAGCAACGATCCGAATACGCATCAATATGGACAAAGTTGGATCGTTTGTAGACGATCGGTGACGGACCGTAATTCCCTTGTGATGCAGGCGGTATGAGCTTGTGATCGGTGGGCTCATCTGTTTACTCTCCCTGAAGTTCGCAGCTGCGAACCCCGTGCGCGGAACGCCGAGTCCTGCCCGCCGCGCTGCCGGGACACCGACCAGACCCTTGGGCAGGGGCGGGGGACCCAGGTCAGTTGCCGTTCCCCCACGGCTTGGGGTGAAGCCGCCCACGCAGGACCGTTCCTGCGGCAGGCGGCCGGGCCACCTCCCGGTCCGAACCCGACAGCTCACCTCGCAGGCGTGCGGAGAGGGACGTCTTCATGCTCTTCACCGGTTCGGGCCGTCACCGCCGTCGTACGCAGACCGAGAAGGCCATCGCCGTCGCAG encodes:
- a CDS encoding SDR family NAD(P)-dependent oxidoreductase → MRVAGAVVVIAVLSGGSGADLARRFAAAGAAGMLIADQHPGVAEDLAAELDRPGCPVVGVCSDVHQPSDVAALVDTAGKHIGPIDLFCVAGPDGERIVSLDELPDHLDPLAELLALVGDAISEVVPQQRQPSPSPASSPSAARTALR
- a CDS encoding MazG family protein, with protein sequence MDTPKLILLTTTHRVAPGLLSWPAWEALRGAARVLAADPAHPQLPAVRQAGVEVELVERGTAPALARRLLEAAPARAPYGSGRAGAESDERQATDEGGSAGARSVGAGYERPEASGRVTVWLGSPDGDPGLTDALARLAVEEAGQVPEIEVLPGSYDLPGARLLDLASVMDRLRSPGGCPWDAEQTHASLVKYLVEEAFELVEAIEEGDRETLREELGDVLLQVFFHSRIAEEHPEDPFSIDDVAGDIVEKLMYRHPHVFGDVEATESAEVEANWEQLKAAEKQRESVLDGVPAGLPALAYAAKLVSRVRRAGFTGVPDAPYELPAELTPESVGTLLLAVAQRAHDADVDVDAALRAAARGYRSAVRAAEGLDAGLGEG
- a CDS encoding SurA N-terminal domain-containing protein, with protein sequence MIRTSPAARRTRTAVGALLAAAALTACSGGTAHQGAAAVVGGRPISIATVESRVAELRTAAAAQPGGPRTERAGLIRRTVAELVLNQVVAQALADRRITVSDGEIDQARDAETRMLGGENELQRELLLKQSVPAGDIDAFYRQQLGIHKLAAAQGQDARTAEGDAVVRAALAEAGTKLRIEVNPRYGHWDPKQVTLTDTVTEWLPQTAVAA
- a CDS encoding cytochrome P450 family protein, which translates into the protein MPETPDTSQPELFTWEFAADPYPAYAWLREHAPVHRTTLPSGVDAWLVTRYADARQALADGRLSKNPAHHSEQAHRTGRVGIPGERQADLMTHLLNIDPPDHTRLRRLVSKAFTPRRVAEFEPRVQQLTDRLIDSFAARGSADLIHEFAFPLPIYAICDLLGVPPEDQDDFRDWAGMMIRHGGGPRGGVARAVKKMRAYLLELIHRKRADLGEDLISGLIRASDHGEHLTENEAAAMAFILLFAGFETTVNLIGNGLFALLRHPEQRALLQASVQRGETGLLATAVEELLRFDGPVELATWRFATRPLTIGGVDIPVGDPVLVVLAAADRDPARFAEENTLDLARKDNPHLGFGHGTHYCIGAPLARLEGQAALATLLTRLPDLRLAADPADLRWRGGLIMRGLRELPVSFTAV